AGTGTCTGCCTTCCATATACATAGGAGctgttcaatattttaaataaatgaatgtcatGCTCTTTCAGGGCAGAGAAAGGATGCTAATTTACATCTTTATCACGACTCTAAGGGTCAGTGCCTTCTAATTTTCTACTCCTGGCGCGTAGTTTTCAAAGGACACCTAGGACCTCCGTTTATCCACATACGTGCAGGAGCTGTAAAGTTTAGTCAGCAAGTTAGGCAGGATCAGCAAAAAGGCAAAGGAGGGGTTCAGCCAACTCGTTTCTGGAAACAACTAAAGCAAAACcgctaaaaaaatttaaaaagtctacCTCAGGAGGCACGTTACTTGAACTTGGATGGGACAGAGTGCAAAGCGCTAACGCAAGGAGGTTCTCAGGCCTGGGCTCTGGGGAGGAAACCGAGTGTCCCGACCGCGCTGCCGGGCCGGCGACTCGTTGTGGCCCGACTGGGAGCGCGGACGCCGGGAAAGGGCTTCATCGCTCCCGGGCAGGGGGAGGAGGTCATCGACCCGAGGCCGCTCGGCCGCGCGCCCAGTCCGGAGGCCCGCCCCGCTCCCTcgcgccccgcccaccccgcccaGCCACCGGCCCGCGGACCCGCCTGGCTCCGGTCACTCGGTCGGTCGGCTGCTCCGGTTCCCGTTCCTCTTCCTGGCGCCGGGCGGTTGGTGCGGGCTTGCGCCCTCCTGACCCGGAACTGCTGACGGTTCCCCGCGGTCTGGCGCGTCCGACCCGAGGGTCGCTCCCCGGGTCGCTCCCTTTTCCCCGCACCCAGCCCCCCGGCCCGGCCTCCGCGGCTGTCAGGGGGCTGCCGGGCGGGGGCTCCGTCAGTCCGCGGTCAGGCGGGTGAGGCGGGACGGGCGCCGCCCGCCCAGCGCCCGGGCACAGGCTCGCGGCCTCCTGGTCTCGTTCAAGCGGAGGACTGGGGGCGGCTGACGCCTCAGAGCTCGCCGCCCACCGAGTGTGCAGCGGAAGGCGACGCGCGACGGGCGAGGACGGAGAACGGCCTCGGGTGTGCGTCCGGCCGTCGGAAAATCTCGAGGGGGCGGGAGGAGTCCGGCAGGTGAGGATCGGCGCCCCACAGGGCCGAGCGCGGACCGGGCAGGTGGCAGAGGCGTCGTGGGGCTTTTCACGGTCCAGAGCGAGGGGGTTAGGAGTGGCGGCAGGAGAAAACCATCCGGGGCACAGGGGGTCACCGAAGGGGTCACCAAAGAGAGACCggcagcctggggtgggggagggcaggggctggggggagaagaTCTGTGCGCGGAGAGTGAAGAGGAGAGCAGGTGGGGCGCACACCTGATCCAAATTGCCGTTGCTTATGAGATAATTGCCATACCTGAGTCCTGCGTGAATCCTGGAGTCTGCTTTTATCTCCTTAAAaacgcatttaaaaaaaattgaagtatagttgatttacaatattagtttcaggtgtacaacatagtgagtcaatatttttatagattttatgcCGTTTAAAGTTATTatcaaatattggctatattctctgtgctgtacaatatatccttgtagcttatttattttatacatagtagtttgtacctcttaatctccgacccctatcttgcccctccctccttccctctccccgctggtaaccactagtttgtcctctgtatctgtgaatctgcttctgaaaaacaacaataacaaaatgcaatttttctgaaggaaagaaaaagcaattaagaatttaaaaatttttaatttttaggtgCAGCTCCTTTTAACCTATTGAACTCGACACCCACGTATTTCATATGAAGGGATGTAAATTAGCAAACCAGTGATATCCGGATTAATGATATATCAATAAGTTGACACCCTGTAATTAAAATACAGGACTTTGTCTAAGTCAACAAGTAATTCCCTGCTGAAAATTTGCTAcctgcaccattgtaaagcaattatactccaataaagatattttttaaaaattgctacctgaaaacaaaacaaaacaaaacaaaaactgttgtTCTGCTGGAAAGATGTAAAGTACTTTCACAAAATGAATTAAGAGATGGCTTTGCTTTTCATTGTCCTGGTTCTGACAAATAGTGCACTAGCTTTTCTGCGAGGAGTCTAGATTCACTATTTTGGTTACATTTTTAAGTCAATGCAATTCTTTTTACCCATCCACAAGTTTCTGTTGTAACTATAAGGAGATTGATATAACTTTGTATTCTTACTTAGGCTAATTTTTCTTTACAGGTGATTTTGGGGGGCACAAAAACCTTCTTTGAAGAACTTTGTACTGTGTTGAAGGATGGCAGAAGCAGTGTTGATAGATCTCTTTGGTTTGAAATTAAACTCTCAGAAAAACTGTCATCAGACATTACTAATGACATTGAATGCTGTCCGAAACCACCATGGTGCCAAGGCCAAGTTCCTTTGCATAATGTGTTGCAGTAACATCAGCTGTGACCATGATGATTGTGAATTAGAAACAAGCAATGGATTATCTGCTTTCCTGAGAGAATTTGAGACTGTTAGCAATTCCAGCATGGCTGCCTCATTGTATACCATTAAACAAaaaattgatgaaaaaaatttgagCAGCATTAAGGTAATTGTGCCTGTGCACCGGAAGACATTAATGAAGGCTTTTATTGGTCAACTCTTCACTGATGTTTACAATTTTGAGTTTGAAGATTTACAGATGACTTTGAGGGGAGGTCTTTTGAAACAGCCTACTGAAATAAACATAATCACAGCTCAAGAACTAGAGGCAATccagaatgaaatagaaacatatTTGAGAAGTTTGCCAACACTGAAAGGAGAATTAACCATTATCACATCTCCTTTGATCCCAGGTACGTTAAACACTATCTGTTGATTTTACTGGATGTGAAAAGCCAGTCTTTCTTTACAGGTTGTTCACctctttttgcttctttcttttgtaGACTGTTGTGAATTTATGGTTCATTAGCATCAGTTACAACATGGGAGTGTCATGCATTGCCTTGTAGTGTCAGGGGTGTCAAGGGATAGACACCCTAAgtaaataatttctctttatgcAAATTCAGCTTTAAGACAAGTCCCCCAGCCTTccttttaaatgagattttgacCGTAAGCATTTCCTACTCAGAAATTCTGAAACCTTAACTCATTGGTGCTTTCACAGAAGAATGAAGTTTACTGTGAGCTATATGCTATTGGGATAACAAAGACAAATGGGACAAAAGATACCCTTTGAAGAGCAATAATCCCACAGAAAAGGTAAAACAAACTCAAAGCATTATGTCGTAAGAATAGGTGGAGGTATAAAGAACTGTAGAAATTAGAAGGCAGATAAACTAATGCAGGATGAGGTGATTAGGGAAAGTCCTAATGAGAGACTGGGTTTGTAATGCTTATAGTCTTTTGTATGTCATGTTTTTAATCTTCATTGTTTATCTTCAACAGATATTTTCATACATGGATTTACTACAAGAACAGGTGGGATATCTTACATACCAACTCTTAGCTCATTCAATCTCTTCAGTAGTTCCAAACGGAGAGATCCCAAGGCTGTTGTTCAAGAAAATCTGCGTAGGCTGGGGAATGCAGCAGGATTTAACGTGAAGAAATTTTACCGAATAAAGGTacaattttatttcctattttggaAGATGTAAagtatattcttatttatttatttatttatttatttattgctgtgttgggtcttcgttgctgcgcgcgggctttctctagttgcgacgagcaagggctactcttccttgcggtgcgtgggcttctcattgtggtggcttctcttgttgtggagcacaggctgtaggcgtgcaggcttctatagttgtggtgcgcaggctcagtagttgtggcttgcaggctctagaacacaggctcagtagttgtggcgcatgggcttagttgctctgtggcgtgtgggatcttcccggaccagggatcgaacccgtgtcttctgcattggcaggtggattcctaacggcggcaccaccagggaagtccctaaagtatATTCTTGACTCTGCTAATGACTACGTGGACTTtaaataagttatttaacttttgcaTCTAGTGTTTTATCTAAGATTTAGGATAGtatttgtgattatttttcttaGAGCTGTATACCATAACCTAAAGATCAATTCtatgatgatatatatatatttcatctggAGCTCCTCACATCTAAAAGTACAGTGAATTCTCAGAGTATAGTACCACTGCCCTTTTTGATTTAGAAGGAAGGTTCCTGCTTGGTGGAAGAGAAAAGCCATTATTAATCAACACTAGGAGGAACTCGGGTACAACTGATGAGATAATTGTTTCTTACAGAATTCTAGCGTTACTTGACtccaagaaaagtaaaaagatcaTTGATTtggaaatttaatttctttcagtaaatTAGTACTTTGTGAAAAGTACTGCAATTAGAGATTTACCCATTTCTAGTGGGAGGTATTCATGATGGAtggactattttgaattttttaaaatgtttgttaaatgtaaaatgtaaaatgtaaaagtcTGCTTTCCTTTGAGGAAAATATGCAGAGATTATCATATCATAAAGTTAAATACGTAAGTTTGTTATTTTATCATATATGGACCTGATATATTTAATGAATGCTTGTAACCTTAAACTGGTTATATAATTTTGTACAAGATGCGTACTTTAAGAAAAGCTTATGGTATGAGAAACTCTatcttcaaaacatttttttctcacatcttTGGTATTAGACTGATCATGCCAATGATGTCTGGATTATGGGAAGGAAGGAGCCTGAATCTTACGATGGAATCACCACAAATCAAAGAGGAGTCACAATAGCGGCTCTTGGTGCTGACTGTATACCGATAGTTTTTGCCGATCCTGTCAGAAAAGCATGTGGGGTTGCTCATTCTGGTAAGTGTACTTAATTAAACATCTAGGATTTTACCAATTTTTTTGGTACGGGAAAAGTTATAATTTCTTTCTGATGGATATTACAAATAGTTAATTACTACCCATGGTGATAAGTGTAAAGATAGGGAAGAGCTAGCAGACTCTTAGGACAGGAGCAGATAAAAGGAGTCCCTAAGTCAAATTATATGAATCAGAGTATAATTCCCAAAGAAAGCAGTACTTAGGCTGATTCCTGGGGGATTTATAGGATTTGGCTAGGTGCCAGTGTTTCTTAGCAGGGGTGCTATTAACATTTGGGGCAAGATAGTCTTACACTGACTGCAGACCAAGTCTACTTGGCTTTTTGAAATTCTTCATGCCAGTAGCACTCAGAGTTGtaagaaccaaaagaaaaaaaaagcctccatGCTTTTCAAAACACTCCCAGGGAGTTGTACTGCCTCTAGTTGAGAACCCTTGAAGTCCAGGTAATAGGGAATAGGAGGTTGAGACATGTTGGGTTGCAGAAGGTGTTTGTGAAAATGCAGCAGCATGTGTAAAGGTGTGGAGGTAAGAAAAAGCAAGATACGTTTGGAAAACCGCATTTAGTTTAATATGCTGTAGTCTAGTGGCTTTAGCTATTCTCTAAAGATAAGAACAAAGAATTTTTAGATTCTGTGTTGTGTTAATGGAATTTTGTTttctggtgatttttaaaaaaaatactgtttagaCTATCCAGTGGTTATGAGTCTATGTAAAATGAAGAATGatcttttagattttcttctgCTTGTAAATCAACGATTACTTTGCATTTTAGACTATAGATAAATAAGAAAGTggtgcatttttcttttgatctAGCTAAAGTAATGAATGACTAGAAGTCAGTGACATTGTCAAAAGTTACTTAAAATTTGAGTTTTAGTTCCTGgatataaaatgggaatattatttGCTACTTCCTGGGTTTTGAAACATTAAATTCAAAAGTATCAAAGATAAAAGAAACAGTCTTGAAAAGGAACAAAGTTAGATGTCTCACACGTCTCGATTTCAAAACttgttataaagctacagtaatcaaaacagtatgtatgggcgtccctggtggtgcagtggttgagagtccgcctgccgatgcaggggacacgggttcgtgccctggtccgggaggatcccacatgccgtggagtggctgggcccatgagccatggccgctgagcctgtgcgtccagagcctgtgctctgcaacgggagaggccacggcagtgagaggcccgtgtactgcaaagaaaaaaaaaacagtatgtatGGTGCTGGTATGAAGACAGGCGTATAGAGCGATGGAATAGAATAgacatcccagaaataaacccttgcatatacggtcaaatgatttttcacaAGGTACCTagactatacaatggggaaaggacagtttctttaacaaatggtactgggaaaactggatagtcatatgcaaaaaaataatGTTAGACCCTTATCTTATGTCATATataagaattaactcaaaatggatcaaagatctaaatgtaagagctaaaactctaaaactcatagaagaaagtgtaatcgtAAATCCTTGTGATCTTGGAttaagcaatggtttcttagatatgatgccaaaagcacaaggaacagaagtaaaaatagataaattgaattttgtcaaaagtaaaaactgtgcatcaaaggacacagtaaacaaagtgaaaagtcaACCCAACCGATtgagagtaaatatttgcaattcatataTCTACTAAGgagttaatattcagaatatataaagaacacctacagttcaacaacaacaacaaaaaccaacttgattgaaaaatgggtaaaggacttcaatagaacattctccaaagatgatatgcaAATGTCcaacaagcatgtgaaaagatgcccaacatcactaataatttgggaaaagcaaatcaaaaccacaggatattacctcacacccattaggatggctaatattatttaaaaaagtgttggtgaagagaaatggaaaccataatgcactattggtgggagtataaaatggtgcagctcctatagaaaacagtatgatggttcctcaaaaatttttaaatagaattatcatattacccagcaattccacttctgaatatatatccaaaagaattgaaagcaggatgtTGGCaggatatttgcacacccatcctcatagcagaattattcacaatagctaagaggtGAAAGTAACCCAAGTGTCTATCCATGattgaatggataagcaaaattcatacaatggaatattatccagccttaaaaaggaaggaaatcctgacccATGCTACAACATTGAATGaatcttgaggatattatgctaagtgaaataagccagtcacaaaaagacaaatactatatgattccacttataggaggtACCTAgcgtagtcaaattcataggaactgaaagaagacgggtggttgccagagactggGGAAGGTGGAAAGGCCAAGTTCTTGTTTAACGGGCATAGAGTTTTAGTTTGCaaaatgagaaagttctggagattggttgcacaacaatgtgaacagACTTAACGTTACTGAAGAGTACACTTGTAaacagttaaaatggtaaattttatgttatgtgttttttcccaCGATTTTTAAAAGTGTGCATAAAAAGTGAAGGAGAGAAGACTAAGAAGATATAATTCCAGTGGAAACTGAAAGTATAGAACATTTTAGAAAGGAAGTGGAAGGGACCTCCCATTAAATGTCTCTTCTGTGTCAGGTGCTTTGTATAATATACCTCATTTAAAACccagtattttaattaattagttgatTATTtggcttaattaattaattttgtgatTCATTTACTATTTCTGGACttcgaaaatacataaactgaCTCTGTTCATTTTTAACTTAGATATAAATTATGATgaaattttcttatgttttaactttgcttatctctttttcttcttatttactaGGTTGGAGAGGTACTTTGTTAGGTGTTGCTATGGCTACAGTGAATGCTATGATAGCAGAATACGGCTGTAGTTTGGAAGACATTATTGTTGTACTGGGGCcttcagtaggaccttgctgttttaCTCTTCCAAGGGAATCAGCAAAGGCATTTCATAATCTTGATCCCGGATGTGTACGGCTCTTTGGCTCACCAAATCCCTATGTTGACATCCGTAAAGCCACGAGGTATGCTTGATTTCAGTCCAGAACTGCAAGTTTGATTATTGCTTATTGcttctaaaatgaagataattttagaaaacaattaGTAACTCCAAGAAAAATTCAGGTGGCAGATATTTAAGTAGCTGACATATACACTTAcacaaaaactaattttaaatatgaaatcttTTCTCATTGAAGTTTGAATAACAGCAGTCTTTTGATCTGGTATCTCTTATTGATTTAAAAGTGAAGGAAGAAACAGCTGGCATTTAATTTTAAGAGATCTACTTAAACTTCATATAGAAAAGTTGGCACTTTTTATAGAAAAGAATGGCACGTCACAGACATTCCTCAGCTAAATTCTCCTAAATATAATAAACTATCAGgaaactgatattttaaaattattcttattctCTAATTAACTGGAGGAATATGTTTTTCAACAAAAATACGAGATAATATAAACACATAGATACTTTCAAGTTTTTTATGGTCCCTTGCATTTTTGAATTTATGAAATTTTGCTattaatagataataaaaattatttgtcattTCTATAAAGGAAAATTGATGTCTGATTTGAATCGTGTTTCTTTTCCAGTCAGCAAAACCTTACCCAGATTCTGCCTCATTTAGTACATAAGTAGAAAGGATTGAAATTGATTCTTAAATGTGACCTGTGAAATAAGTGTCACTAATTTATAGTCATATTTCATACCATGAAGTGTTTAAGGAGAAGCAAATTATCTGTGAAAAATCTggttaatagaaggaaaggagGCGGGAGAGCCAGATGACTACAAAGCACGCTCTGTCAGAATCAATTGAATCTTGTCTTCAAGATTCTTCTTAAGTTAGTACTTGATTTTGCTTATAAAAGTTTCTTCTTAAATAATTACTTGATTTTGCTTATAGAATCCTATACCCAGATCATGTCTGCAGGACAATATGGAGGTTATACAGTTCACATATGAACTTAGATGATTAATGGTGGTGAAATCTACCATTTCCTGACTTGTCCTTGTTCTGTAACTGAATAACAATTTGCATTGTTCCAAGCAGATCTTTCCCAGAATTCTTTTACACCAATATCCATACTTTTTCCATATTGCTTTGGCTGTTGGTAAAGTAAACTTTATGTCTTTTGAAAAATCTTTATCCTAAGGATTCTTCTAGAACAGGGAGGAATTCTACCACAGAATATTCAGGACCAGAACCAAGATCTCAACCTCTGTACCTCCTGTCATCCTGACAAGTTTTTCTCCCATGTCCGAGATGGCCTTAACTTTGGTACACAGATTGGCTTCATATCAATTAGAGAATGAGGTATAGTAgcttctctctccctgctccctctcccttctcctccctctttccacctttccctcccctcattttaaaaaataattaattatatttaactttactttttttttcctataggaAGAATTAATTCTCTACTTTTTAGTGAAGCAATAGTAGTAGAACAGTTAATTTTCTGTGACATACTCTAATATAAAGAGCAGCTACTTCTTTTCCTAGTTAATGAAGAATatattataagtatatataaaagtataaaaataaaataattttttcattaaaaaatcatgTTATATATGCCATTTAACTCTCCTATGTACTtgacatctgtatattttctttttttgacatctgtatatatttttttgatatcCGTATATTTTCTATCATAAcatctttatatctttttaaaattcttttaatttttgagaagaaatttttacataaaaatttgaAATTCTATAATGATAATACATACACAGACCAGCCTGGTTTTACAACCAAATTTCCAGCTGATTATCTATAGTAGGAGTTGGTCAGTTTTCTTTAAAGGGCTAGATAgtacatattttaggctttgtgcaACATGTAGTCTCTGCTCAGCTATTCAACTCTGCTTTTGTAGAGCAAAAGCAGACAGGAGCAGGAATGAATGAGTATATCCAgcttcagtaaaactttatttacaaaataaagattTGGTCCACAGGGTATAGTTTGCTGACACTTGAGCTACAATCATAGAGCAAGATTTAGCGTAATTTCATTAAATTAGTATTTCTTAgagatggacttttttttttagttatacaaaaaatattttgtgacagTGATTTGGCACTGACCCTTTAGCATATACCTGATTTTCTTTAAGGttacttttaattaaattaatatcgTTTTTAGGCTTTACAATGTCTTTAACTCTTTAATATACAAAAGGCTTTGATAGATTTAGTGATTCTTACATTGATATTTTAATAGCACTACTAATGGCCTCCTCATATTTGATTTCCATGTATTTTTACAGATACTTGACTGGATTTTTGCATAACTATTTCCTGCTTCCTTCCAAACCAACTGTAAGAGAAAAATTTAGCTGTTTGATATACTTAAAACCAAAAGGATTATAATGAATAATTCATCTTTCAGATATATTTTCATTAGCCAAAGCCAAATGATTTCATTGATTCTAACAATAACTGACACAAAATTAATatgatgtattgggttggccaaaaggtttgcTCAGTtaatgaatacgttgttcaataatgttcttggtgaaaatgaaaaatgtgtcttttatttttacttaaacccaaatgaactttttggccaacccaatagtttaTATGTTACACAGATAAGGATTATTCTTAAAGTTTGTAGTCTGTATTTGTTATGTAAATCAGGAATAGGTCTATTCAGTTTAGTATTTATTGGGTAGCCTCTATTTGTCAAGTGTTGTGTGAATCATAGGTGAAATCAAGATGAGTAATACTTTTTCCCTTTGAGTCTAATGCAGTGGAAGAGATAAACACTTCTAACACTTTAATTTTAATAGCCAAAGAGTACAGGAGAAGGGAGGATTAATTCTATGTGAAAGGCAGAATAGAGAAGGTATTACAGGGAACATGACTTACCACATGCGCCTGAAAGATGACGTATAGGCTTTTGACAAATAAAGAACAGCCATAACAGGTAGAGGGAATACCATAAACTAGGGCATGAAGCTGTACGTGTATAACATGTTCTGCAAAGAGAAAAGTGTGGGCAGGAGTTActggaaaaacagaaacagattagTTCAGGTCTTGAATGCTGTGTCAGAGAGTTTGGAGTTTATTTTCCAGGCAAAGAGTAGGCATAGAAAGTAGGAGAGTGTTTTTATGTCCTTGGCATTATATTTAACAGGATGGATTTAATTTGTGAGAGACTAAAGCAGAGAGATTAGTTAAGAGGCAGTCAcgatacttttaaaaagaa
This region of Orcinus orca chromosome 18, mOrcOrc1.1, whole genome shotgun sequence genomic DNA includes:
- the LACC1 gene encoding purine nucleoside phosphorylase LACC1 isoform X2, with product MAEAVLIDLFGLKLNSQKNCHQTLLMTLNAVRNHHGAKAKFLCIMCCSNISCDHDDCELETSNGLSAFLREFETVSNSSMAASLYTIKQKIDEKNLSSIKFEDLQMTLRGGLLKQPTEINIITAQELEAIQNEIETYLRSLPTLKGELTIITSPLIPDIFIHGFTTRTGGISYIPTLSSFNLFSSSKRRDPKAVVQENLRRLGNAAGFNVKKFYRIKTDHANDVWIMGRKEPESYDGITTNQRGVTIAALGADCIPIVFADPVRKACGVAHSGWRGTLLGVAMATVNAMIAEYGCSLEDIIVVLGPSVGPCCFTLPRESAKAFHNLDPGCVRLFGSPNPYVDIRKATRILLEQGGILPQNIQDQNQDLNLCTSCHPDKFFSHVRDGLNFGTQIGFISIRE
- the LACC1 gene encoding purine nucleoside phosphorylase LACC1 isoform X3; the protein is MGRKEPESYDGITTNQRGVTIAALGADCIPIVFADPVRKACGVAHSGWRGTLLGVAMATVNAMIAEYGCSLEDIIVVLGPSVGPCCFTLPRESAKAFHNLDPGCVRLFGSPNPYVDIRKATRILLEQGGILPQNIQDQNQDLNLCTSCHPDKFFSHVRDGLNFGTQIGFISIRE
- the LACC1 gene encoding purine nucleoside phosphorylase LACC1 isoform X1; this encodes MAEAVLIDLFGLKLNSQKNCHQTLLMTLNAVRNHHGAKAKFLCIMCCSNISCDHDDCELETSNGLSAFLREFETVSNSSMAASLYTIKQKIDEKNLSSIKVIVPVHRKTLMKAFIGQLFTDVYNFEFEDLQMTLRGGLLKQPTEINIITAQELEAIQNEIETYLRSLPTLKGELTIITSPLIPDIFIHGFTTRTGGISYIPTLSSFNLFSSSKRRDPKAVVQENLRRLGNAAGFNVKKFYRIKTDHANDVWIMGRKEPESYDGITTNQRGVTIAALGADCIPIVFADPVRKACGVAHSGWRGTLLGVAMATVNAMIAEYGCSLEDIIVVLGPSVGPCCFTLPRESAKAFHNLDPGCVRLFGSPNPYVDIRKATRILLEQGGILPQNIQDQNQDLNLCTSCHPDKFFSHVRDGLNFGTQIGFISIRE